In Amphiura filiformis chromosome 1, Afil_fr2py, whole genome shotgun sequence, the following are encoded in one genomic region:
- the LOC140150953 gene encoding uncharacterized protein has protein sequence MASKALNNRKKKEEREQGKANRNKKKQVFDAEDDDKNCPVFSVQYLGKTPAGGEYGREYITEPVETLLRLRDRRPKQQDSALHISEKGFHFLDKNGPFGKEKHVLIPIHHICYGVADEKHPHVFAIITRTDSSSENSLFDCHAFWCGHKKTAQEVTYWLLKTFLRVFNDLQKKRKERQERKLRKQTEATLGVPVAPSPPTSPDGLRDLAMYSVIFEGPSPKGHGAAVRLTRNSRPQTVGSANPTKHRIPPDAADYPSVASNSGYPTQRSPATQPNPSLAQMRGMDPPPVTVLPPTEDDEQFNPHEPRPITIVPGRSQSLNMRGQYANLNGHHPATEYPQPNLPSAMGPNNAHLLSPPGSRTRYEKRPGSRTSSGLSPSGSGSSSGSMTRDSNKDGDFIFIDMLQEAFSDIGVGDSASRIGPRVGKSPWKFGRGGRRQSTGSGSNPLEKLTSEDIERRIRKWLEGDEPNNNIPGNGYSEFQNSSVSQGPVFHHRSGSRVSSSAASGSSTPSTHASGTYGGAEDKHYF, from the coding sequence atggCATCTAAAGCGCTGAACAATAGGAAGAAGAAGGAGGAAAGAGAACAAGGAAAAGCCAATCGCAACAAGAAAAAACAAGTTTTTGACGCCGAAGATGATGATAAAAATTGCCCAGTGTTTTCAGTGCAATACTTAGGCAAGACGCCTGCAGGTGGTGAATATGGCCGCGAATATATAACCGAACCTGTGGAAACGTTGTTACGATTACGGGACAGAAGACCAAAGCAGCAAGACTCAGCTTTACATATATCTGAGAAAGGCTTTCATTTCTTAGACAAGAACGGACCATTTGGTAAAGAAAAGCACGTTCTTATACCAATACATCATATATGCTATGGAGTAGCTGATGAAAAACATCCTCATGTGTTTGCTATCATTACAAGAACTGATTCAAGCTCAGAAAACAGCTTGTTTGACTGCCATGCATTTTGGTGTGGTCATAAGAAGACTGCACAAGAAGTCACTTATTGGCTTCTGAAGACATTCCTTCGAGTTTTTAACGACTTGCAGAAAAAACGAAAAGAGAGACAAGAACGAAAATTACGCAAACAAACAGAAGCTACACTAGGAGTCCCTGTAGCACCATCGCCACCAACATCTCCTGATGGTCTGAGGGACCTCGCTATGTACTCCGTTATCTTTGAAGGACCTTCTCCCAAAGGACACGGTGCAGCTGTGAGACTGACTAGAAACAGTAGACCACAGACAGTCGGAAGTGCAAATCCTACCAAACATCGTATCCCTCCTGATGCAGCTGACTATCCAAGTGTCGCAAGTAATTCGGGGTATCCAACTCAGCGTTCTCCAGCAACTCAACCTAATCCTTCATTAGCACAGATGCGAGGTATGGACCCTCCACCTGTAACAGTCCTGCCACCAACTGAAGATGACGAACAATTCAATCCTCATGAACCAAGACCTATAACAATAGTGCCTGGTAGATCTCAAAGTCTAAACATGCGAGGCCAGTATGCTAATTTGAATGGTCACCATCCTGCAACTGAATACCCGCAACCTAATCTTCCATCTGCTATGGGACCCAATAACGCCCATCTGCTTTCTCCGCCCGGTTCACGGACACGATATGAGAAGAGACCTGGTTCTCGGACTTCATCTGGTCTTTCTCCATCAGGTTCAGGAAGCTCTAGTGGCTCGATGACGCGAGATAGCAATAAAGATGgggattttattttcattgacaTGCTCCAAGAAGCATTTTCAGATATTGGGGTTGGAGACTCTGCTTCTCGCATTGGGCCACGCGTGGGTAAGAGTCCGTGGAAGTTTGGACGCGGCGGCCGTAGACAATCGACAGGGAGTGGTAGTAATCCTCTTGAAAAACTTACGAGCGAGGACATCGAGAGGAGAATTCGTAAATGGCTTGAAGGTGATGAGCCTAACAATAATATTCCAGGGAATGGTTACAGCGAGTTTCAAAACTCTTCTGTCAGTCAGGGACCTGTGTTCCATCATCGTAGTGGTAGCAGGGTCTCATCATCTGCAGCTAGTGGTTCAAGTACCCCTTCCACACATGCAAGTGGGACATATGGTGGAGCTGAGGATAAACACTATTTCTGA